One genomic region from Prunus persica cultivar Lovell chromosome G3, Prunus_persica_NCBIv2, whole genome shotgun sequence encodes:
- the LOC18783409 gene encoding (R,S)-reticuline 7-O-methyltransferase translates to MEATEAEAMLRGQADIWKYMFGFADSMALKCAVELRIADIIHSHAPTDHMITLSQIASHLIAPSPDITCLTRIMRLLVRRNIFAVHHPSEGGEPVYGLTYSSRWLLHDSEMSLAPMLVMENHPSLMAPWHYFSQCVREGGPWAFKKAHGLEIWDFASENPGFNKLFNDGMACTARIVMKAILTEYGRWFDGVGSLVDVGGGTGSAVADIVQAYPNIKGFNFDLPHVVATAPAYHGVSHVGGDMFEDHIPNADAVFMKWIMHDWNDSDCIKILKNCRKAIPERGGKIMIADIVLEPSGDGVLDDTRLVFDLVMIAHASGGKERTENEWEKILKEGGFPRYKIIKIPALLSIIEAYPV, encoded by the exons ATGGAAGCAACAGAGGCTGAGGCAATGCTTAGAGGTCAAGCAGATATATGGAAGTACATGTTTGGCTTTGCAGATTCCATGGCATTGAAATGTGCTGTGGAGCTACGCATAGCTGATATAATACACTCTCATGCTCCTACTGATCATATGATCACTCTGTCCCAAATAGCCTCACACTTAATAGCACCCTCTCCAGACATCACATGCCTCACACGCATCATGAGACTTCTCGTCCGCCGAAACATCTTCGCCGTTCATCACCCGTCCGAAGGGGGAGAACCTGTCTATGGGTTGACCTACTCGTCACGATGGCTGCTACATGACTCGGAGATGAGCCTAGCTCCAATGCTTGTGATGGAGAATCACCCCTCCCTAATGGCGCCATGGCACTATTTCAGCCAATGTGTCAGAGAAGGAGGGCCTTGGGCCTTCAAGAAGGCGCATGGGCTTGAGATTTGGGACTTTGCCTCTGAAAATCCAGGGTTCAACAAATTGTTCAACGATGGCATGGCCTGCACGGCTAGGATTGTGATGAAGGCAATACTCACAGAATATGGACGCTGGTTTGATGGGGTGGGGTCCTTGGTGGATGTAGGCGGTGGGACCGGAAGTGCAGTGGCTGATATTGTGCAGGCCTACCCCAACATCAAGGGTTTCAATTTTGATCTGCCACATGTTGTAGCCACAGCACCAGCGTACCATGGAGTGTCACATGTTGGAGGTGACATGTTTGAGGACCATATTCCAAATGCTGATGCTGTTTTCATGAAG TGGATTATGCACGATTGGAATGACTCTGATTGCATCAAGATTTTGAAGAACTGTCGAAAAGCAATACCAGAGAGAGGTGGGAAGATCATGATCGCTGATATAGTTCTAGAGCCAAGTGGTGATGGGGTGCTGGACGACACACGATTGGTGTTTGATCTAGTGATGATTGCACACGCGTCAGGTGGAAAGGAGAGGACTGAGAATGAATGGGAGAAGATACTGAAAGAAGGAGGTTTCCCTCGctacaaaatcatcaaaattccAGCTCTGTTATCCATTATTGAGGCCTACCCTGTgtga
- the LOC109948284 gene encoding uncharacterized protein LOC109948284, with protein sequence MATAWDMLAEMLSPSPEEGRHNNNDESVVNVKHGSLYESLKSGDWNAAKEYIDRHPESLTHRGSSSGGTALHVAIEWKQLHIVEELLKLMTGEDLEIEDGDGFTAFFYALIRGTAPIVASMVKKNENLVTKRVMTNAGAI encoded by the exons ATGGCTACTGCCTGGGATATGTTGGCTGAAATGCTAAGTCCGTCTCCTGAagaag GAAggcataataataatgatgagAGCGTTGTGAATGTGAAGCATGGTTCTTTGTACGAAAGTTTGAAGTCTGGTGATTGGAATGCTGCAAAGGAATATATTGATCGACACCCCGAGTCACTAACACATAGAGGTTCATCAAGCGGTGGGACAGCTCTTCACGTGGCAATCGAGTGGAAGCAGTTACACATTGTGGAAGAGTTGTTGAAGCTGATGACAGGAGAGGACTTGGAAATTGAAGATGGCGATGGTTTCACAGCTTTTTTCTATGCTTTGATAAGAGGAACGGCCCCAATAGTTGCCAGCATGGTAAAAAAGAACGAGAATTTAGTTACCAAGCGTGTTATGACCAACGCAGGCGCTATATGA
- the LOC18782283 gene encoding ankyrin repeat-containing protein ITN1, with the protein MRLGHDRILQILRLMCDVVKHTNLDWKQTIFVQKAILRAVEGGKVEFIKEMCKANPRILLTKMDERGRSIFLYAVECRQEKVFNLIYGLSEYDRNAILTRADDFNNTILHAAGSLSGHLNHIQGAALQMQRELQWFKEVESIVPPSSLEMINVTEKMTAQEVFTKNHKELVKEGEESIKGIATSCTVVGALIVTIMFAAAFTVPGGSNQDTGFQSARLCGCNSPSFLTFSCLPMEKEYLTRNAKPGNKILIMRCDVYLLMSYDVRFLLCHTFNKFL; encoded by the exons atgagatTGGGCCATGACCGAATTCTTCAAATTCTACGGCTCATGTGTGACGTGGTAAAACATACAAATCTTGACTGGAAGCAAACTATCTTCGTGCAAAAGGCAATCCTCCGAGCTGTAGAAGGAGGAAAAGTGGAGTTTATTAAGGAGATGTGTAAGGCGAATCCAAGAATCCTACTAACGAAGATGGATGAAAGAGGCAGATCTATATTTCTTTATGCCGTTGAATGTCGTCAAGAAAAAGTTTTTAATCTTATATATGGGCTCAGTGAATATGATAGGAATGCTATCTTAACGCGTGCAGATGACTTCAACAATACCATCCTACATGCAGCAGGGAGTTTGTCTGGACATCTTAATCATATTCAAGGTGCAGCTTTGCAAATGCAAAGAGAGCTACAATGGTTCAAG GAGGTGGAGAGTATTGTACCCCCATCGTCCTTAGAAATGATAAATGTTACTGAGAAAATGACAGCACAAGAAGTATTCACCAAGAACCACAAAGAATTGGTgaaggaaggagaagagtcAATAAAAGGGATAGCAACTTCTTGCACAGTCGTAGGTGCCCTCATTGTTACCATTATGTTTGCTGCTGCATTTACAGTTCCTGGTGGAAGCAATCAAGATACAG GGTTCCAATCAGCTCGTTTGTGTGGATGCAATTCCCCCTCTTTCTTGACATTTTCATGTTTACCTATGGAAAAGGAATATTTGACAAGAAATGCAAAGCCGGGGAATAAAATCTTGATTATGAGGTGTGATGTTTATCTTCTGATGTCATATGATGTTCGTTTTTTACTTTGTCACACTTTTAATAAGTTTTTATGA
- the LOC18783534 gene encoding ELMO domain-containing protein B isoform X1, with protein MRLRKHRQCFPSCSSHHRVDEDEIYRRHKKRDGELEWPHDSTHVKSQLAQCFINAMVGPRSWTGLFTRSSNKRNEKHGDYSLSPLQEQRLLRLQARLQVPFDENRPDHQEALKALWHAAFPDVALQGLISEQWKEMGWQGSNPSTDFRGCGFISLENLLFFARTYPVSFRRLLFKEDGKRATWEYPFAVAGINISFMLIKMLDLCSAKPRCLPGINFVRLLGEDEAAFDVLYCIAFEMVDAQWLAMHASYMQFNDVLQATRTQLERELSLEDTQRIHDLPAYNLLYQ; from the exons ATGAGATTAAGGAAGCATAGGCAATGCTTTCCTTCTTGCTCTTCCCATCACAGA GTTGATGAGGATGAAATTTATCGTAGACATAAGAAACGCGATGGGGAGTTGGAATGGCCACATGATTCAACTCATGTCAAATCGCAGTTAGCTCAATGTTTTA TTAATGCTATGGTTGGACCACGATCATGGACAGGACTGTTTACCCGCTCAAGCAACAAACGAAATGAGAAGCATGGTGACTACTCTTTGAGTCCTCTTCAG GAACAGAGACTTTTGAGGCTTCAAGCACGATTACAAGTTCCTTTTGATGAGAATCGCCCTGATCATCAA GAAGCCTTGAAAGCATTGTGGCATGCTGCCTTTCCAGATGTTGCTCTGCAAGGTTTAATTTCTGAGCAATGGAAAGAGATGGGGTGGCAAGGTTCTAACCCTTCTACTGACTTTAG GGGTTGCGGTTTTATCTCCCTAGAGAACTTGCTGTTTTTCGCCAGGACTTATCCG GTGTCTTTCCGTAGGTTATTGTTCAAGGAAGATGGGAAGCGAGCAACTTGGGAATACCCTTTTGCTGTTGCTGGAATAAACATATCATTTATGTTGATTAAAATGCTGGATCTTTGCTCAG CAAAACCAAGGTGTCTTCCAGGAATAAATTTCGTGAGATTATTAGGAG AAGATGAAGCCGCTTTTGATGTACTATACTGTATAGCTTTTGAAATGGTTGATGCTCAGTGGCTTGCAATGCATGCGTCCTACATGCAGTTTAAT GATGTTCTACAAGCAACAAGGACGCAGCTGGAAAGAGAGCTGTCTTTAGAAGATACTCAAAGAATACATGATTTACCAGCTTACAATCTTTTGTACCAGTAG
- the LOC18783534 gene encoding ELMO domain-containing protein B isoform X2, whose translation MVGPRSWTGLFTRSSNKRNEKHGDYSLSPLQEQRLLRLQARLQVPFDENRPDHQEALKALWHAAFPDVALQGLISEQWKEMGWQGSNPSTDFRGCGFISLENLLFFARTYPVSFRRLLFKEDGKRATWEYPFAVAGINISFMLIKMLDLCSAKPRCLPGINFVRLLGEDEAAFDVLYCIAFEMVDAQWLAMHASYMQFNDVLQATRTQLERELSLEDTQRIHDLPAYNLLYQ comes from the exons ATGGTTGGACCACGATCATGGACAGGACTGTTTACCCGCTCAAGCAACAAACGAAATGAGAAGCATGGTGACTACTCTTTGAGTCCTCTTCAG GAACAGAGACTTTTGAGGCTTCAAGCACGATTACAAGTTCCTTTTGATGAGAATCGCCCTGATCATCAA GAAGCCTTGAAAGCATTGTGGCATGCTGCCTTTCCAGATGTTGCTCTGCAAGGTTTAATTTCTGAGCAATGGAAAGAGATGGGGTGGCAAGGTTCTAACCCTTCTACTGACTTTAG GGGTTGCGGTTTTATCTCCCTAGAGAACTTGCTGTTTTTCGCCAGGACTTATCCG GTGTCTTTCCGTAGGTTATTGTTCAAGGAAGATGGGAAGCGAGCAACTTGGGAATACCCTTTTGCTGTTGCTGGAATAAACATATCATTTATGTTGATTAAAATGCTGGATCTTTGCTCAG CAAAACCAAGGTGTCTTCCAGGAATAAATTTCGTGAGATTATTAGGAG AAGATGAAGCCGCTTTTGATGTACTATACTGTATAGCTTTTGAAATGGTTGATGCTCAGTGGCTTGCAATGCATGCGTCCTACATGCAGTTTAAT GATGTTCTACAAGCAACAAGGACGCAGCTGGAAAGAGAGCTGTCTTTAGAAGATACTCAAAGAATACATGATTTACCAGCTTACAATCTTTTGTACCAGTAG
- the LOC18783534 gene encoding ELMO domain-containing protein 3 isoform X3, with protein sequence MRLRKHRQCFPSCSSHHRVDEDEIYRRHKKRDGELEWPHDSTHVKSQLAQCFINAMVGPRSWTGLFTRSSNKRNEKHGDYSLSPLQEQRLLRLQARLQVPFDENRPDHQEALKALWHAAFPDVALQGLISEQWKEMGWQGSNPSTDFRGCGFISLENLLFFARTYPVSFRRLLFKEDGKRATWEYPFAVAGINISFMLIKMLDLCSAKPRCLPGINFVRLLGGKCTSQTRR encoded by the exons ATGAGATTAAGGAAGCATAGGCAATGCTTTCCTTCTTGCTCTTCCCATCACAGA GTTGATGAGGATGAAATTTATCGTAGACATAAGAAACGCGATGGGGAGTTGGAATGGCCACATGATTCAACTCATGTCAAATCGCAGTTAGCTCAATGTTTTA TTAATGCTATGGTTGGACCACGATCATGGACAGGACTGTTTACCCGCTCAAGCAACAAACGAAATGAGAAGCATGGTGACTACTCTTTGAGTCCTCTTCAG GAACAGAGACTTTTGAGGCTTCAAGCACGATTACAAGTTCCTTTTGATGAGAATCGCCCTGATCATCAA GAAGCCTTGAAAGCATTGTGGCATGCTGCCTTTCCAGATGTTGCTCTGCAAGGTTTAATTTCTGAGCAATGGAAAGAGATGGGGTGGCAAGGTTCTAACCCTTCTACTGACTTTAG GGGTTGCGGTTTTATCTCCCTAGAGAACTTGCTGTTTTTCGCCAGGACTTATCCG GTGTCTTTCCGTAGGTTATTGTTCAAGGAAGATGGGAAGCGAGCAACTTGGGAATACCCTTTTGCTGTTGCTGGAATAAACATATCATTTATGTTGATTAAAATGCTGGATCTTTGCTCAG CAAAACCAAGGTGTCTTCCAGGAATAAATTTCGTGAGATTATTAGGAGGTAAATGTACATCTCAAACAAG AAGATGA